The Desulfosporosinus acidiphilus SJ4 genome has a window encoding:
- a CDS encoding ATP-grasp domain-containing protein — MGKLLENHSKNLLREAGVLVPKHVVARSPEEAAEKAAELGFPVVLKALVPVGKRGKAGAVKFAQNAQEAFELTRELLAMTVRHFPVEKVLIEEKIAIAQEWYLAITIDKKAQTPLIIASLKGGVDVEELSQSAPEQIMTKSIDPILGFAEFQAKELWSELGLTGKPLTLATQALTCLVKIFLAKDATLLEINPLVLTENGDVAAAASVMSVDDSAMYRHPELAAMVQLGSERTWRPLTDLEKRMVEVNELDPYRGTARYTEMDGGEIGFLCGGGGGSLLSFDALVSFGGRPANYSEVGGNPPERKVLGITKGILAKPGVKGLFVAHNITNNTQVDVLAQGVVQALKEMGKDPKIFPVVVREAGVNDEAAREIFTKTGVEYYGDNATITEAAQRMVERIKALEISGEGI, encoded by the coding sequence ATGGGGAAACTATTAGAAAACCACAGTAAAAACCTTCTGAGGGAAGCAGGAGTTCTTGTGCCAAAACACGTGGTTGCCCGTTCACCGGAGGAAGCAGCTGAAAAAGCTGCCGAACTGGGCTTTCCTGTGGTATTGAAAGCCTTAGTACCTGTGGGAAAGCGTGGTAAAGCAGGGGCCGTCAAATTTGCTCAAAATGCCCAAGAAGCTTTTGAGCTGACGAGAGAATTATTGGCCATGACGGTAAGGCATTTTCCGGTAGAGAAAGTCCTAATTGAAGAAAAAATCGCAATTGCTCAGGAATGGTACTTAGCAATTACGATTGATAAGAAAGCACAGACTCCCTTAATTATTGCCAGCTTAAAAGGAGGAGTTGATGTTGAGGAGTTGAGTCAAAGTGCACCGGAACAAATAATGACGAAATCTATCGATCCAATTCTTGGGTTTGCCGAATTTCAAGCAAAAGAATTATGGTCTGAGCTTGGTTTGACTGGAAAACCTTTGACGTTAGCAACCCAAGCTTTAACATGCTTAGTTAAGATATTTCTTGCTAAAGATGCAACTCTTTTAGAAATCAACCCTTTAGTGCTTACCGAAAATGGAGACGTGGCAGCGGCTGCTTCAGTCATGAGTGTTGATGACAGCGCAATGTACAGACACCCTGAATTAGCAGCGATGGTTCAATTAGGGAGCGAAAGAACTTGGCGGCCTTTGACCGATTTAGAGAAAAGAATGGTAGAAGTCAATGAATTAGATCCTTATCGGGGGACGGCCCGCTATACAGAAATGGATGGAGGAGAGATTGGATTTTTATGCGGCGGGGGAGGAGGAAGCCTTCTTTCTTTTGATGCTCTCGTTTCCTTCGGGGGAAGACCTGCCAATTACAGCGAGGTGGGGGGGAACCCGCCTGAACGAAAAGTTTTGGGGATCACTAAAGGGATCTTAGCGAAACCGGGAGTCAAAGGGTTATTCGTTGCTCATAATATTACAAATAATACTCAGGTCGATGTTCTTGCTCAGGGAGTCGTTCAAGCTTTAAAGGAAATGGGAAAAGATCCAAAAATCTTTCCTGTGGTCGTGAGAGAGGCCGGTGTCAATGACGAAGCTGCAAGAGAAATATTCACTAAAACCGGAGTTGAATACTACGGGGACAATGCCACTATTACGGAAGCGGCTCAAAGAATGGTCGAGCGAATTAAAGCCTTAGAAATATCAGGGGAGGGGATTTAA